A stretch of the Mobula hypostoma chromosome 19, sMobHyp1.1, whole genome shotgun sequence genome encodes the following:
- the LOC134358725 gene encoding fibroblast growth factor-binding protein 2-like has protein sequence MKFMCIVSLFLFLLCLTFSPGEGAKSADGSELLNRLSKKRKGKLLATKGALTTKDDHACTWNVTGEEELVLQISCSYQGGSYSCNYTGRPQSCPTYNSKAFQYWKQVISKVKKKKHACEGDKSLKARVCKKAPTESQMKLQAKSWDTRKRRDKVHLKGAGRRRALGKVATENAFASESVNSTETRSEKNWGKSGAPESSKSEDPNTLGEMRDDDPEVQEELSRAYCAEKWHSLCSFFVNLWNG, from the coding sequence ATGAAGTTCATGTGCATTGTGTCCTTGTTTCTCTTCCTCCTGTGTCTCACCTTTTCCccgggagaaggggcaaagagcGCAGACGGCAGCGAACTGTTAAATCGGCTGAGTAAAAAGCGAAAAGGCAAATTGTTGGCAACCAAAGGTGCGCTGACCACGAAAGACGATCACGCGTGTACCTGGAATGTCACTGGGGAGGAGGAGCTAGTACTGCAAATCAGCTGTAGTTACCAAGGCGGTAGCTATTCGTGTAACTACACCGGCAGGCCGCAGTCCTGCCCCACTTACAACTCTAAAGCCTTCCAGTACTGGAAACAGGTGATCAGCAAGGTGAAGAAGAAGAAACATGCCTGCGAGGGAGATAAAAGCTTGAAGGCGCGCGTCTGTAAAAAGGCGCCGACAGAATCTCAAATGAAGCTGCAGGCGAAGAGTTGGGACACGAGGAAGAGGAGGGACAAGGTTCACTTGAAGGGCGCCGGGCGCAGGAGGGCTTTGGGGAAAGTGGCGACTGAGAACGCCTTTGCCTCGGAGAGCGTTAACTCTACCGAAACCCGATCTGAAAAGAACTGGGGCAAATCTGGAGCCCCTGAATCCTCAAAGAGCGAGGACCCAAACACATTGGGCGAAATGAGAGACGATGACCCCGAGGTCCAAGAGGAGCTGTCCCGTGCCTACTGTGCCGAGAAGTGGCACTCGCTTTGCTCGTTTTTTGTCAACTTGTGGAATGGCTAG